One region of Triticum aestivum cultivar Chinese Spring chromosome 6B, IWGSC CS RefSeq v2.1, whole genome shotgun sequence genomic DNA includes:
- the LOC123133515 gene encoding uncharacterized protein translates to MSSHLSSSAAAPLEDENLFPEILLRLPPQPSSLPRASLVCKRWCRLASNPSFLRHFRIHHRRSPPLLGCLVQDPDGISFLPTSEPLNRLPPGRFSLQFLLSNGFTLHDCRHGLVLMSDQMRRQFVVWDPVTGDQHRLPIPPGFDPRTTRINGAVLRAAGDVKHFQLVFVAAYNHGVAAAAACLYSSETGVWGNIVSTPIPFESDRGSALYQMFTFGTISTEPAVLVGDSIYWILANCSSGILEFNFEMQRLAAIRVPHLYRDHFKLIKADSGGLGLLHISDFTMQVCNYDGVASWRLGRTIELDKLLPLNPYKDNIMLGAFAEENNMVFLWTLNGLYAIHLQSLEVKKLPETTNISHYYPFESVNTTGRVLL, encoded by the exons ATGAGCAGCCATCtctcgtcgtcggcggcggcgccgctggAGGACGAAAACCTATTCCCCGAGATCCTACTCCGCCTCCCGCCGCAGCCCTCCTCCCTCCCCCGCGCCTCGCTCGTCTGCAAGCGCTGGTGCCGCCTCGCCTCCAACCCCAGCTTCCTCCGCCACTTCCGCATCCACCACCGCCGCAGCCCTCCCCTCCTCGGCTGCCTCGTCCAAGATCCCGACGGCATCTCCTTCCTACCTACATCGGAGCCCCTCAACCGTCTCCCGCCCGGTCGTTTCTCCTTGCAGTTCTTACTCAGCAACGGATTCACGCTACACGACTGCCGCCATGGACTCGTACTTATGTCCGACCAGATGCGGCGCCAGTTCGTCGTGTGGGACCCCGTCACCGGCGACCAGCACCGCCTACCGATTCCCCCGGGGTTCGATCCGAGGACGACCCGAATCAATGGGGCGGTGCTTCGTGCTGCGGGGGACGTCAAACACTTCCAGCTGGTCTTTGTAGCAGCATACAACCACGGGGTAGCAGCGGCGGCCGCCTGCCTTTACTCGTCGGAGACCGGCGTATGGGGTAACATCGTCTCAACACCAATTCCATTCGAGTCCGACCGAGGGTCCGCCTTATATCAGATGTTTACTTTCGGAACAATTTCTACGGAGCCCGCTGTGCTTGTTGGGGATTCCATTTACTGGATTCTTGCCAATTGTTCATCAGGCATCCTTGAGTTTAATTTTGAGATGCAGAGACTAGCTGCTATACGGGTGCCACATCTGTATAGAGATCACTTCAAGCTTATAAAGGCGGATAGTGGTGGGCTGGGTCTGCTCCACATATCAGACTTCACCATGCAAGTGTGCAATTACGATGGTGTTGCTTCATGGAGGCTGGGAAGAACTATTGAACTGGACAAATTACTTCCCCTGAATCCATACAAGGACAACATAATGTTAGGAGCGTTTGCCGAGGAAAATAATATGGTGTTCCTGTGGACATTGAACGGGCTCTATGCGATCCATCTTCAGTCATTGGAGGTGAAAAAGCTACCCGAAACCACCAACATATCTCACTACTATCCCTTTGAAAGCGTCAATACGACAG GGAGAGTCCTGCTATGA